One region of Manis pentadactyla isolate mManPen7 chromosome 9, mManPen7.hap1, whole genome shotgun sequence genomic DNA includes:
- the LOC118912165 gene encoding olfactory receptor 52J3-like isoform X1, which produces MLYRNGSSLHPATFFLIGIPGLEGIHAWISLPFCSIYLVALVGNATILLVIKMEQTLQEPMFYFLALLSTTDLALCTSSVPLMLGILWFDAHEINFGACVAQMFLIHAFTGMEDDVLVAMAFDRYVAICTPLHYKSIMTSRVLVGITMCIVIHPVLLVLPMVYLIYRLPFCQACIIAHSYCEHMGIAKLSCGNIHINAIYGLFVVSLFLLNLVLIGISYVYILRSVFCLSSRDARLKALNTCGSHVGVMCVFYVPSVFFLTHRFGHNLPRCIHILVANQYLVIPPSLNPIIYGVRTKQIREQVLRLLLKK; this is translated from the coding sequence ATGCTTTATCGAAATGGCAGCAGTTTACACCCAGCCACGTTTTTCCTCATCGGAATCCCAGGTCTGGAAGGTATCCACGCCTGGATCTCCCTGCCTTTCTGCTCTATTTACCTTGTGGCTTTAGTGGGAAATGCCACAATTCTGCTAGTCATCAAGATGGAGCAGACCCTCCAGGAGCCCATGTTCTACTTTCTGGCCCTACTATCCACTACTGATTTGGCCCTTTGTACAAGCTCTGTGCCCCTCATGCTGGGCATCCTCTGGTTTGATGCCCATGAGATTAACTTTGGCGCTTGTGTGGCCCAGATGTTTCTGATCCATGCGTTCACTGGCATGGAGGATGATGTCCTTGTGGCCATGGCATTTGACCGTTACGTGGCGATCTGTACTCCTCTTCACTACAAGTCCATCATGACGTCCCGGGTGCTGGTGGGCATCACCATGTGCATTGTAATTCATCCAGTCCTGCTCGTACTTCCCATGGTTTATCTCATCTACCGCCTACCCTTCTGTCAGGCTTGTATAATAGCTCATTCCTACTGTGAGCACATGGGCATTGCAAAACTGTCCTGTGGAAACATCCATATCAATGCCATCTATGGGCTCTTTGtggtctctctcttccttctgaacCTGGTCCTTATCGGCATCTCCTACGTTTACATTCTCCGCTCTGTCTTCTGCCTCTCGTCGCGGGATGCCCGGCTCAAAGCCCTGAACACGTGTGGCTCCCATGTTGGGGTCATGTGTGTTTTCTATGTTCCCTCGGTCTTCTTCCTCACTCACCGATTTGGGCACAACCTACCACGCTGTATTCACATTCTTGTTGCCAACCAGTATCTGGTGATCCCCCCTTCCCTCAACCCCATCATTTACGGTGTGAGGACCAAGCAGATACGCGAGCAAGTGCTCCGT
- the LOC118912165 gene encoding olfactory receptor 52J3-like isoform X2, translated as MLYRNGSSLHPATFFLIGIPGLEGIHAWISLPFCSIYLVALVGNATILLVIKMEQTLQEPMFYFLALLSTTDLALCTSSVPLMLGILWFDAHEINFGACVAQMFLIHAFTGMEDDVLVAMAFDRYVAICTPLHYKSIMTSRVLVGITMCIVIHPVLLVLPMVYLIYRLPFCQACIIAHSYCEHMGIAKLSCGNIHINAIYGLFVVSLFLLNLVLIGISYVYILRSVFCLSSRDARLKALNTCGSHVGVMCVFYVPSVFFLTHRFGHNLPRCIHILVANQYLVIPPSLNPIIYGVRTKQIREQVLRVFSAH; from the coding sequence ATGCTTTATCGAAATGGCAGCAGTTTACACCCAGCCACGTTTTTCCTCATCGGAATCCCAGGTCTGGAAGGTATCCACGCCTGGATCTCCCTGCCTTTCTGCTCTATTTACCTTGTGGCTTTAGTGGGAAATGCCACAATTCTGCTAGTCATCAAGATGGAGCAGACCCTCCAGGAGCCCATGTTCTACTTTCTGGCCCTACTATCCACTACTGATTTGGCCCTTTGTACAAGCTCTGTGCCCCTCATGCTGGGCATCCTCTGGTTTGATGCCCATGAGATTAACTTTGGCGCTTGTGTGGCCCAGATGTTTCTGATCCATGCGTTCACTGGCATGGAGGATGATGTCCTTGTGGCCATGGCATTTGACCGTTACGTGGCGATCTGTACTCCTCTTCACTACAAGTCCATCATGACGTCCCGGGTGCTGGTGGGCATCACCATGTGCATTGTAATTCATCCAGTCCTGCTCGTACTTCCCATGGTTTATCTCATCTACCGCCTACCCTTCTGTCAGGCTTGTATAATAGCTCATTCCTACTGTGAGCACATGGGCATTGCAAAACTGTCCTGTGGAAACATCCATATCAATGCCATCTATGGGCTCTTTGtggtctctctcttccttctgaacCTGGTCCTTATCGGCATCTCCTACGTTTACATTCTCCGCTCTGTCTTCTGCCTCTCGTCGCGGGATGCCCGGCTCAAAGCCCTGAACACGTGTGGCTCCCATGTTGGGGTCATGTGTGTTTTCTATGTTCCCTCGGTCTTCTTCCTCACTCACCGATTTGGGCACAACCTACCACGCTGTATTCACATTCTTGTTGCCAACCAGTATCTGGTGATCCCCCCTTCCCTCAACCCCATCATTTACGGTGTGAGGACCAAGCAGATACGCGAGCAAGTGCTCCGTGTCTTTTCTGCACACTAG